From a single Bacillus sp. NEB1478 genomic region:
- a CDS encoding methylated-DNA--[protein]-cysteine S-methyltransferase, whose product MCQIKTLLYYEEMESVIGPLTIIATENGICRLDFGSMEDNLPSLQAWMAKHFIKGEMFHSPDHLADAVQQLNDYFAGHLQEFNVTYDLFGTVFQKKVWTQLTQIPYGATCSYKEVAQGIGAPKAVRAVGSANNQNPVPVFIPCHRVIGSNGALVGYGGGLDKKEILLSIEQNSCKKTS is encoded by the coding sequence ATGTGTCAGATTAAAACGTTGCTCTATTATGAAGAAATGGAAAGCGTAATCGGACCATTAACAATCATTGCAACAGAGAACGGAATCTGTCGCCTCGATTTTGGTTCAATGGAGGATAATCTTCCATCTTTGCAAGCTTGGATGGCGAAACATTTTATTAAAGGAGAAATGTTTCATTCTCCAGATCATTTAGCAGATGCAGTTCAGCAGCTAAATGATTATTTTGCGGGTCATCTGCAAGAATTTAATGTCACTTATGATTTATTTGGTACTGTTTTTCAGAAAAAAGTTTGGACGCAGCTCACTCAAATTCCTTATGGTGCCACTTGCTCTTATAAAGAAGTAGCTCAAGGAATCGGAGCACCGAAAGCAGTTCGTGCCGTCGGAAGTGCCAATAACCAAAACCCAGTTCCTGTTTTCATTCCGTGTCATCGTGTTATTGGAAGCAATGGCGCGCTTGTAGGATATGGCGGGGGCTTAGACAAAAAAGAAATTTTATTATCAATTGAACAAAATAGCTGTAAGAAGACTTCATAG
- the queG gene encoding tRNA epoxyqueuosine(34) reductase QueG, with protein sequence MTGAQLKEEIVAYSKEIGIDKIGFASADVFAQLKDRLRLQQELNYQSGFEEEDIEKRTKPELLLSGASSIISIALAYPSKMKNAPKSIKGERRGIFCRASWGRDYHHVLREKLALLEAFILEKVPDANVKSMVDTGELSDRAVAERAGIGWSAKNCAIISPEFGSYMYLGELITNVALPVDQPMEDQCGTCNKCVDACPTGALVQGGQLDSNKCIAFLTQTKGFLPDQFREKLGNRLYGCDTCQTVCPENKGKDFHHHDEMEPDPELAKPLLLPLLTISNREFKEKFGHVSGSWRGKKPIQRNAIIALAHFKDESAVPDLIQLMNNDPRPVIRGTAAWAIGKIGGDQAELELSKAKVSEKDDLVALEIDKGLKMVRNQEIS encoded by the coding sequence GTGACAGGTGCCCAGTTGAAAGAAGAGATTGTTGCATATAGTAAAGAAATCGGTATTGATAAAATTGGCTTTGCAAGCGCTGATGTGTTTGCACAACTGAAGGATCGACTCCGATTGCAGCAAGAATTAAACTATCAATCAGGATTTGAAGAAGAAGACATTGAAAAAAGAACCAAACCAGAGCTGCTTCTTTCGGGAGCTTCCAGCATTATTTCAATCGCTCTCGCATATCCCTCTAAAATGAAAAATGCTCCGAAAAGTATAAAGGGAGAGAGAAGAGGTATTTTTTGCAGAGCCTCATGGGGCAGAGATTACCATCATGTTTTAAGAGAGAAGCTTGCTCTTTTAGAAGCTTTTATTTTAGAAAAGGTTCCTGATGCTAATGTGAAGTCGATGGTAGATACAGGAGAGCTTTCTGACAGAGCAGTGGCAGAACGTGCCGGTATTGGATGGAGTGCGAAAAACTGCGCCATTATTTCTCCAGAATTCGGTTCTTACATGTACTTAGGTGAGTTGATAACGAATGTAGCATTGCCCGTCGATCAACCGATGGAAGATCAATGCGGTACTTGCAATAAATGTGTTGATGCATGCCCGACTGGCGCTCTTGTTCAAGGCGGACAGCTCGATTCGAATAAGTGCATCGCATTTTTAACCCAAACGAAAGGCTTCTTGCCTGATCAGTTTAGAGAAAAATTAGGAAACCGGCTATACGGATGTGATACGTGTCAGACCGTTTGTCCTGAAAATAAAGGAAAAGATTTTCATCATCATGATGAAATGGAGCCTGACCCAGAATTAGCTAAACCGCTTTTGTTGCCTTTATTAACGATAAGCAATAGGGAGTTTAAAGAAAAATTTGGTCATGTATCGGGCAGCTGGAGAGGAAAGAAACCCATTCAGCGAAATGCGATTATTGCTCTTGCCCATTTTAAAGATGAGTCGGCTGTACCGGATCTTATTCAATTGATGAATAATGATCCACGACCTGTAATACGGGGGACTGCGGCATGGGCAATCGGTAAAATAGGCGGAGATCAGGCGGAACTGGAATTGTCTAAAGCAAAAGTAAGTGAAAAAGACGATTTGGTGGCGTTAGAGATAGATAAAGGACTTAAAATGGTTCGAAATCAGGAAATTTCGTAA
- a CDS encoding phenylalanine--tRNA ligase beta subunit-related protein, with translation MVKISPKIKELVPHFKIGTITYHNIVISESPQMIKGRFQLFLESLKLEDKSAADFPGVTEYRSVFKRLGTDPSRYRPASEALLRRVLSGKELPPINSGVDVNNFFSIRFAIPIGLYNLDEVKGNVEIRIGTADDTYEALNGREMNMEDKLLSGDEIGAFGSPIVDSKRTMVNEAVQNALHIVYLQPSMDKSEAEKLLQSMADMFTQVNGGTAEINII, from the coding sequence ATGGTAAAAATTTCACCAAAAATTAAGGAACTTGTCCCGCATTTTAAAATAGGCACAATTACTTACCATAATATCGTGATTAGTGAATCACCGCAAATGATAAAAGGCCGATTCCAACTATTTCTAGAATCTTTAAAACTCGAAGATAAGTCAGCAGCGGACTTTCCAGGAGTTACAGAATATCGTTCAGTCTTTAAAAGATTAGGAACAGATCCTTCCCGATATCGTCCCGCCTCTGAAGCTTTGCTTCGGCGTGTGTTAAGCGGCAAAGAACTGCCCCCGATCAACTCAGGTGTAGACGTGAACAACTTTTTCTCCATACGTTTCGCTATCCCGATTGGGTTATATAACCTGGATGAAGTAAAAGGAAATGTAGAAATTCGGATTGGCACTGCTGATGATACATATGAAGCACTCAACGGCCGTGAAATGAACATGGAAGACAAACTGCTTTCGGGTGATGAAATTGGTGCATTTGGAAGCCCCATCGTTGACTCCAAAAGAACGATGGTAAATGAAGCAGTCCAAAACGCCTTACATATCGTCTATCTTCAGCCCTCAATGGATAAAAGTGAAGCAGAGAAACTATTGCAATCCATGGCTGACATGTTTACACAAGTAAATGGCGGAACAGCCGAGATCAACATCATTTAA
- a CDS encoding YhgE/Pip domain-containing protein, which translates to MNVFRLFLAEMAKLAVKKGVLISVIAALLVPVVYGGILLSPKWDPYDNLSNLPVAVVNKDKGATSDGEPINVGKDLVADLKKGKDLGWDFVDASEAKKGLDSLKYYMVIEIPDDFSEKVTTVTEKEPKKPELNYIQNQGLNFLAAKVTSSATEKIREKLGDKITEKYTSNMFASLGDVSEGFQSAADGSAQLNDGMTELHDGTNELLQSLTEKSGDISKLANGAKELDAGTGQMFSSLSGKQGDISKLANGSRDLNAGTQTLLSSLLGKQGDITKLANGAKDLNAGTQNLLSSLLGKQSDISLLAKGSDDLNAGTEDLLSSLTGKQSDISMLAKGSNDLNAGTQDLLSSLNAKSDSISQLATGANNANAGTGLLLEGLKEKQPGVKLLADGAKELQSKIPELKTGTSEVLSGLKGVQAAIKGEKGIGKGTENISKGIDTIVIESQTLGKNLTKLSEALQAYAASSGDSQIQAIAENAKLLANAATDPTKAAQLSGLQKGAADVAAAFSENPGSLADGVNRMVVGQTSIDNGVAILSEKVPALQQGTADIESGWNTMVGKVGELKAGTELIAAGNQSVNKGWGDLTDGATRLNDGASQISAGNAAVEKGWGDLTDGATRLNAGASQIAAGNQAVNKGWGDLTVGAAKLNDGAGQISAGNQSVNKGWGDLTVGAAKLNDGAGQISAGNSTVEKGWRDLTNGAAKIHSGTSQLSDGNSAVEKGWGDLTEGVTKLDDGAGKLNDGSMKLSTGLKDGAEQTSGINDDDKNINMFSSPVELKSDVVNKYPHYRDSTAPYVLSLALFAGILIMSLFINFKKPEDISALSWFGAKFMNLAALAITQALLLCAVVMLVLKVSVQNPGGFVLFAIFVSLVFTGIVMFFATLGNIGRFIAFALVVLQLSITGGNLPIEMLPADLRDLSQFLPFTYSIEGFKTLISVNDFGTTFANMGVLLVYLVGFTLLSFAVIMFTSSKSQPQNLDIAG; encoded by the coding sequence ATGAATGTCTTTCGCTTATTTTTAGCTGAAATGGCAAAACTTGCAGTAAAGAAAGGGGTATTGATTTCGGTCATCGCTGCCTTGCTCGTACCAGTGGTATATGGAGGTATTTTGTTATCTCCAAAGTGGGATCCTTACGACAACTTGTCAAACCTTCCTGTTGCGGTTGTCAACAAGGATAAAGGGGCAACGTCTGATGGTGAACCGATCAATGTCGGGAAAGACTTGGTGGCAGACTTAAAGAAAGGAAAGGATCTTGGGTGGGATTTTGTAGACGCTTCTGAAGCAAAAAAGGGACTTGATAGCCTAAAATATTATATGGTGATCGAAATCCCGGATGATTTTTCAGAAAAAGTTACAACGGTCACTGAAAAGGAACCCAAAAAACCGGAGTTAAACTATATTCAAAATCAAGGTTTGAACTTCCTTGCTGCTAAAGTAACGAGCAGTGCTACTGAAAAAATCAGAGAAAAACTAGGGGATAAAATTACGGAGAAGTATACGAGTAATATGTTTGCAAGTCTTGGGGATGTTTCTGAAGGGTTCCAGTCAGCTGCTGACGGTTCAGCACAGCTCAATGATGGGATGACAGAACTTCATGATGGAACTAACGAACTTTTGCAATCGCTTACAGAAAAATCAGGAGATATTTCGAAGCTTGCAAACGGTGCTAAAGAGTTAGATGCAGGAACAGGACAAATGTTTAGCTCTTTATCAGGTAAACAAGGAGATATAAGCAAGCTTGCGAATGGGTCTAGAGACTTGAACGCTGGTACACAAACATTGCTTAGTTCTTTATTAGGCAAACAAGGTGATATCACCAAGCTTGCAAATGGTGCAAAAGATTTGAATGCAGGTACGCAAAACTTGCTTAGTTCTTTGTTAGGTAAACAAAGTGATATAAGCTTGTTGGCGAAAGGCTCCGATGATTTAAATGCCGGTACAGAAGATTTGCTGAGTTCTTTAACAGGCAAACAAAGTGATATAAGTATGCTGGCGAAGGGCTCAAATGATTTAAATGCAGGAACACAAGATTTGCTTAGTTCTCTTAACGCGAAATCAGATAGCATTTCCCAATTAGCTACAGGTGCAAATAATGCAAATGCAGGTACTGGGTTGTTATTGGAAGGATTGAAAGAAAAGCAGCCTGGTGTAAAACTGCTTGCAGACGGTGCAAAAGAATTGCAAAGCAAGATTCCAGAATTAAAAACAGGGACTTCAGAAGTGTTATCTGGTTTGAAAGGTGTACAAGCAGCAATAAAAGGTGAAAAAGGTATTGGAAAAGGTACAGAGAATATATCCAAAGGTATTGATACTATCGTAATTGAATCACAAACACTTGGAAAAAATCTTACTAAGTTATCAGAGGCATTACAAGCTTATGCAGCTAGTTCAGGTGATTCTCAAATTCAAGCAATTGCAGAGAATGCTAAACTTTTAGCTAATGCTGCAACTGACCCGACTAAAGCTGCTCAGCTTTCTGGACTACAAAAAGGCGCTGCAGATGTTGCCGCTGCATTTTCAGAGAATCCAGGTTCTTTAGCTGATGGAGTAAATCGAATGGTTGTTGGTCAAACTTCAATTGATAATGGTGTTGCCATTTTAAGCGAAAAAGTGCCAGCGCTTCAGCAAGGAACTGCTGATATTGAAAGTGGCTGGAATACGATGGTTGGTAAAGTTGGAGAACTAAAAGCTGGTACTGAGCTGATTGCTGCAGGTAATCAATCAGTTAATAAAGGCTGGGGCGACCTGACAGATGGTGCAACAAGATTAAACGATGGTGCTAGCCAAATATCTGCAGGGAATGCAGCCGTAGAAAAAGGCTGGGGCGATCTGACAGATGGAGCAACAAGATTAAATGCTGGAGCCAGCCAAATTGCTGCAGGTAACCAAGCAGTCAACAAAGGCTGGGGTGATTTGACAGTAGGTGCTGCGAAATTGAATGATGGCGCTGGTCAAATTTCAGCAGGTAACCAGTCAGTCAATAAGGGCTGGGGTGATTTGACAGTAGGTGCTGCGAAATTGAATGATGGCGCTGGCCAGATTTCAGCTGGTAACTCAACTGTAGAAAAAGGCTGGAGAGACTTGACGAACGGCGCAGCTAAAATACATTCAGGTACATCACAATTGAGTGACGGAAACTCTGCAGTTGAAAAAGGCTGGGGTGATTTGACTGAGGGTGTTACAAAGCTTGATGATGGTGCCGGAAAATTAAATGATGGAAGCATGAAATTGTCTACTGGTCTTAAAGACGGTGCAGAACAAACAAGCGGTATTAATGATGATGATAAAAACATAAACATGTTCTCATCTCCTGTTGAATTAAAGAGCGATGTTGTTAACAAATATCCTCATTATCGTGATTCAACAGCTCCTTATGTATTATCGTTAGCTTTGTTTGCAGGGATTTTGATCATGTCGTTATTTATTAACTTCAAAAAGCCTGAAGATATTTCAGCTCTATCTTGGTTTGGGGCTAAGTTTATGAATTTGGCAGCATTAGCTATTACTCAAGCGCTCCTTCTTTGTGCGGTAGTCATGCTAGTTTTAAAAGTATCCGTACAAAATCCAGGGGGATTCGTTCTTTTTGCGATATTTGTAAGCTTAGTTTTCACAGGAATAGTAATGTTTTTTGCAACTTTAGGAAATATCGGACGTTTTATCGCATTTGCACTAGTAGTACTGCAACTATCAATAACAGGAGGAAACCTTCCTATTGAAATGCTCCCGGCAGACTTGCGTGATTTAAGTCAATTCTTGCCGTTTACGTACTCGATTGAAGGATTTAAAACACTTATCTCTGTAAATGATTTTGGTACAACATTCGCTAATATGGGAGTATTACTAGTCTATCTCGTTGGATTCACATTACTGTCATTTGCAGTAATTATGTTTACATCGAGCAAGAGCCAGCCACAAAACTTAGATATAGCTGGTTGA
- a CDS encoding ATP-dependent helicase, with translation MEDFFVRMKNDLGISLNDVQKKAVLQTDGPLLLLASPGSGKTTTIILRIGYLIEEKGVDPSRIKAVTFSKASANDMKDRFKRFYPQMQPIDFSTIHSFAFEVVRDYFRKLGTSFRIIEGDQEVEEKTASVRNTSLNKKQILRNLFKSIAGENITEDQMEELTTYISYIKNKMIPQNQWSKVACDVPKAEQIMSEYEEFKRSDKNQVLLDFDDMLTTGNHILEKDKQLLGKYQQRYDYILTDESQDTSLVQHSIIEKLVAKHKNLCVVADDDQSIYSWRGAEPSYLLEFKKVYSEAAILFMEQNYRSTQDIVQVSNQFIKRNKNRYEKNMFTDNSSYKPIQIRNLTNFKEQSKYLVTELKDADNLKEIAILYRNNSSSIGLMNDFDRAGVPFYMKDTDNRFFSHWVVQDILNFMRMAFTDKRLDLLEKIHLKFNGYISKQQMNALKQLNNNRSVFDNLLNHVELQEYQVKLLRASKETFKEMKVMKPLSAIRVIRDRLGYEKALEKICKSLGFRNDYLISILNTLEEIAADLECLEDFAKRLKHLEVALKTAKKKKGQNAVTLSTFHSSKGLEFEKVYMIDLVDGVIPSSDDRADSSLMEEATRLFYVGMTRAKKQLKLIAYGYRDGKKVEVSPFVAEVKNIVNPDDSVEKSNVIFNREIGTDNTEKATHVKKVNGVLYNPNAIREKGELRAGLVVVHRVFGTGEITEVKEEFIQMKFPSKEKMLSIKACLEMGLLEPI, from the coding sequence ATGGAAGATTTTTTCGTCAGAATGAAAAATGATTTAGGGATATCCCTAAATGATGTTCAAAAGAAGGCGGTTCTGCAGACTGATGGCCCTCTTCTTTTGCTGGCATCGCCAGGCTCCGGGAAAACGACAACCATCATCCTGCGTATTGGGTATTTAATAGAGGAAAAAGGCGTGGATCCATCTCGTATAAAGGCAGTTACGTTTAGTAAAGCTTCAGCAAATGATATGAAAGATCGTTTCAAGCGATTTTATCCTCAAATGCAGCCTATAGATTTCTCTACTATTCATAGCTTTGCCTTTGAGGTAGTTAGGGATTATTTTAGAAAGTTGGGAACTTCTTTTCGAATTATTGAAGGTGATCAGGAAGTAGAAGAGAAAACAGCGTCGGTAAGGAATACCTCGCTAAACAAGAAGCAAATTTTAAGAAATTTATTTAAGTCAATTGCAGGCGAGAACATAACGGAAGATCAAATGGAGGAGCTGACAACTTACATCAGCTACATCAAAAATAAGATGATCCCTCAAAATCAATGGTCAAAGGTAGCATGTGATGTTCCGAAAGCTGAACAAATTATGAGCGAATATGAAGAATTTAAACGTTCAGATAAGAATCAAGTTTTATTGGATTTTGACGATATGCTAACGACCGGCAATCATATTTTAGAAAAAGATAAGCAGCTGCTAGGCAAGTATCAGCAAAGGTACGATTACATTTTGACGGATGAAAGCCAGGATACGTCTTTGGTACAACATTCTATTATAGAGAAACTGGTCGCCAAACATAAAAATTTATGTGTTGTGGCCGATGATGATCAATCGATCTATAGCTGGAGAGGTGCTGAGCCTTCTTATTTACTTGAATTCAAAAAGGTATACTCGGAAGCTGCTATTCTTTTCATGGAGCAGAATTATCGCTCGACACAGGACATCGTCCAAGTTTCAAATCAGTTTATTAAACGAAACAAGAATAGATATGAAAAGAATATGTTCACTGATAATTCTTCTTATAAACCGATTCAAATAAGGAATTTAACTAATTTCAAGGAACAATCGAAATATTTGGTTACGGAACTAAAAGATGCAGATAATCTAAAGGAAATTGCTATTTTATATCGCAACAACTCCTCATCCATTGGGTTAATGAATGATTTTGATCGTGCAGGAGTTCCTTTTTATATGAAGGATACGGATAATCGATTTTTTTCACATTGGGTCGTTCAAGATATCTTAAATTTTATGCGGATGGCTTTTACAGATAAGCGTCTGGATCTTTTAGAAAAAATTCATTTGAAATTCAATGGTTACATTAGCAAGCAGCAGATGAATGCTTTGAAACAATTGAATAATAATCGTTCTGTATTTGATAATTTGTTGAATCATGTTGAATTACAGGAATACCAAGTTAAGCTATTGAGGGCGAGCAAAGAAACATTTAAAGAGATGAAAGTGATGAAACCGCTTAGTGCTATTCGTGTTATAAGGGATCGCCTAGGTTACGAAAAGGCTTTGGAGAAGATATGCAAGAGTCTAGGGTTTCGAAATGATTACTTGATAAGTATTTTAAATACTCTTGAAGAGATTGCAGCTGACCTTGAGTGTCTTGAGGATTTTGCAAAAAGATTAAAGCATTTAGAAGTTGCTTTAAAGACAGCTAAGAAGAAAAAGGGGCAGAATGCTGTAACGCTTTCTACTTTTCACAGCTCAAAGGGACTCGAATTTGAAAAGGTATATATGATTGATTTAGTAGATGGGGTCATTCCATCCAGTGATGATCGAGCAGACAGCAGTTTAATGGAAGAAGCAACTCGTCTTTTTTATGTAGGAATGACGCGTGCAAAAAAACAATTAAAACTTATTGCTTATGGTTACCGTGATGGAAAAAAGGTTGAAGTGTCCCCTTTTGTTGCAGAAGTCAAGAATATAGTGAATCCTGATGATTCGGTAGAAAAGAGTAACGTAATTTTCAATAGAGAGATTGGAACAGACAACACCGAAAAAGCTACGCATGTGAAAAAGGTAAATGGAGTTCTTTATAATCCTAATGCCATTCGGGAAAAGGGAGAATTACGTGCGGGGCTTGTAGTTGTTCATAGGGTATTCGGAACAGGGGAAATTACAGAAGTGAAAGAAGAGTTTATTCAGATGAAATTTCCATCAAAAGAAAAAATGCTCTCTATAAAAGCATGCTTGGAAATGGGTTTATTGGAGCCGATTTAA
- a CDS encoding nucleotidyltransferase-like protein: MEDILRPLYQERASNENTLGVIFVEKNKPFSPGTDHFDCILLIIVKEAEQSFMIKHYEFQTGSAALHIVTESLLNSWLMLGSNKRAVDWVMNGKVLFTRNEYITRLRDRLHEFPVEERTHKIGLEFAKLIRRYNDGKELFHSGQYLDAFNNIMHSLHHLARLAIIEHGYYPEVTVWNQVKMIQPEIFKLYEELVTGDETIDKRLELLLLASEFSLSSKTKLGANHLLEILSQKQEWAYHELMEHSEIRDYSIDLPLLLSHLKDKGYIKTVKKETKSKGLFHRYYAIKE; this comes from the coding sequence ATGGAAGATATTTTGCGCCCCCTTTATCAAGAAAGAGCCAGCAACGAAAATACTTTAGGTGTCATATTTGTTGAAAAGAACAAACCTTTTAGCCCTGGAACCGATCATTTTGACTGTATTCTACTTATTATAGTAAAAGAAGCAGAACAGTCGTTCATGATTAAACATTATGAGTTTCAAACAGGTTCCGCGGCCTTACATATTGTTACTGAAAGTTTATTGAACTCATGGCTCATGCTTGGTTCTAATAAAAGAGCTGTCGATTGGGTGATGAACGGAAAAGTTCTATTTACCCGCAACGAGTACATTACGAGACTCCGTGACAGACTGCATGAGTTTCCTGTAGAAGAGAGAACGCACAAGATCGGTCTTGAATTTGCCAAACTGATTAGAAGATATAACGACGGGAAGGAATTGTTCCATTCCGGTCAATACCTGGATGCCTTTAACAACATTATGCATTCACTTCACCATTTAGCGCGTCTTGCAATTATCGAACACGGTTATTATCCGGAAGTTACGGTATGGAACCAGGTTAAAATGATTCAGCCCGAAATCTTCAAGCTGTATGAAGAACTTGTAACAGGGGATGAAACAATCGATAAACGTCTGGAGCTGCTTCTTTTAGCTTCCGAATTTTCATTATCCTCAAAAACTAAACTTGGAGCTAATCATCTATTAGAGATTTTGAGTCAAAAACAAGAATGGGCTTACCATGAATTAATGGAACACAGCGAGATCCGTGATTATTCAATTGACCTCCCATTACTGCTTTCACACCTGAAGGATAAGGGATATATAAAGACGGTAAAAAAAGAAACAAAGAGCAAAGGCTTGTTCCATCGCTATTATGCAATAAAAGAATAA
- a CDS encoding YgzB family protein: MIKYTSKINKIRTFALSLVFIGIIIMYAGLFFKTSFVVMSIFMLVGFLATIASAGVYFWIGMISTQAVQVKCPNCGTVTKVLGRVDACMSCNQPMTLDKNLEGKDFDEKYNSKRVMRQEQGK; the protein is encoded by the coding sequence ATGATAAAGTATACGAGCAAAATTAATAAAATACGTACGTTCGCTTTAAGCCTAGTGTTTATAGGAATTATCATTATGTATGCAGGCTTGTTTTTTAAGACAAGTTTTGTAGTAATGTCTATTTTTATGCTTGTTGGATTTTTAGCAACAATCGCCAGCGCAGGGGTTTATTTTTGGATTGGAATGATTTCAACACAAGCTGTTCAAGTCAAGTGTCCTAATTGCGGAACAGTGACGAAAGTCCTTGGAAGAGTTGATGCTTGCATGTCTTGCAACCAGCCGATGACATTGGATAAAAATCTTGAAGGCAAAGATTTCGATGAAAAATATAATTCCAAACGCGTTATGCGCCAGGAACAAGGGAAATAG
- the perR gene encoding peroxide-responsive transcriptional repressor PerR, whose translation MSSAKINAAIDNLKGAGVRITPQRHAILEHLIQSMSHPTADEIYKALEGKFPNMSVATVYNNLRVFKEAGLVKELTYGDSSSRFDCVTTDHYHIICDSCGKIVDFHYPGLDEVESLAESVTGFEVGRHRMEIYGVCPDCKRKH comes from the coding sequence ATGTCAAGTGCTAAGATAAATGCTGCAATAGACAACTTAAAAGGTGCAGGGGTTCGGATTACTCCCCAACGTCATGCTATCTTAGAGCATCTCATCCAATCCATGTCCCATCCTACAGCCGATGAAATTTACAAGGCTTTAGAAGGGAAGTTTCCTAATATGAGTGTAGCAACCGTTTATAATAACCTGCGTGTATTTAAAGAAGCGGGTCTTGTAAAAGAGCTGACTTACGGAGATTCATCGAGCAGATTTGATTGTGTAACAACGGATCACTACCATATCATTTGTGACTCTTGCGGTAAAATTGTAGATTTCCATTATCCAGGCTTAGACGAAGTGGAAAGTCTTGCGGAATCGGTAACGGGCTTTGAAGTTGGCCGTCACCGAATGGAAATATACGGCGTTTGCCCGGACTGCAAAAGAAAACACTAA
- a CDS encoding cob(I)yrinic acid a,c-diamide adenosyltransferase, which translates to MKIYTKTGDKGTTSLIFGERVSKNDIRVEAYGTCDEANSMIGLGVSLLPDEEWAKGAITVMRKVQTVLFHVGAELATPSGKEVAWKLKEEDIQFLEQTIDQWQEGLKPLKQFILPGGSPAASALHTSRTIARRAERLAVAVDGVNPLVMSYLNRLSDFLFVAARYVNEKMKVNEPVLHEKNV; encoded by the coding sequence ATGAAGATCTATACAAAAACAGGTGATAAAGGAACAACATCATTAATCTTTGGAGAACGGGTTTCTAAAAATGACATCCGGGTTGAAGCGTATGGGACGTGTGATGAAGCAAACAGTATGATCGGACTTGGCGTCAGTTTGTTGCCTGACGAAGAATGGGCAAAAGGTGCGATAACGGTTATGCGAAAAGTACAGACGGTCTTATTTCATGTTGGAGCAGAACTTGCGACACCTTCAGGGAAAGAAGTAGCATGGAAGCTAAAAGAAGAAGACATACAGTTTCTGGAGCAAACGATTGATCAATGGCAAGAGGGGTTAAAGCCATTAAAGCAATTCATTCTGCCAGGAGGGTCTCCAGCAGCGAGTGCACTTCACACAAGCCGTACAATCGCTCGGCGTGCTGAAAGACTTGCTGTAGCTGTAGATGGAGTGAATCCTCTCGTCATGTCCTATTTAAACCGTTTATCAGATTTTCTGTTTGTTGCGGCGAGATATGTAAATGAAAAAATGAAGGTGAACGAACCTGTTTTACATGAAAAAAACGTATAA
- a CDS encoding D-2-hydroxyacid dehydrogenase — MILSSARLKDEMKENLKNEFPESEFRFYNKMKEAAADLEHAEILITFGEDLNEELVERAKALKWIMVISAGLDKMPFEALEKKNILITNARGIHKTPMAEYTISMMLQVSRKAKELMEKQKEQIWDRKVPMTEISGQTIGVLGTGAIGGEIARLAKAFHMKTIGFNRSGKTVDHFDLIVDRDHVEKLYKESDFIVNVLPATDETKDFINADSFSLMKPTSVLINIGRGTTIAEGDLISALNDQKIGYAVLDVFEKEPLSADSPLWNMENVMITPHLSGISPQYQTRALEIFSENYKLYMKNKLKDMVNIIPYDRGY, encoded by the coding sequence ATGATACTTTCAAGTGCAAGACTAAAGGATGAAATGAAAGAGAACCTTAAGAATGAATTTCCTGAGTCAGAGTTTCGTTTTTACAATAAAATGAAAGAAGCTGCTGCAGATCTGGAGCATGCAGAAATTCTGATTACTTTTGGAGAAGATTTAAACGAAGAGCTAGTTGAACGGGCTAAAGCCTTAAAATGGATTATGGTTATCTCAGCTGGACTTGATAAAATGCCATTTGAAGCACTAGAAAAGAAAAACATCCTTATCACAAATGCAAGAGGCATCCATAAAACACCGATGGCTGAATATACGATATCAATGATGCTTCAAGTCTCACGAAAAGCAAAAGAGCTGATGGAAAAACAAAAAGAACAAATATGGGACCGCAAAGTGCCGATGACTGAGATCTCAGGTCAAACGATAGGGGTATTAGGAACAGGGGCAATTGGCGGAGAAATCGCAAGACTAGCCAAAGCATTCCATATGAAAACAATAGGTTTTAACCGAAGCGGTAAAACCGTAGATCATTTTGATTTAATCGTTGACCGTGACCACGTAGAAAAGCTCTATAAAGAAAGTGATTTTATCGTAAATGTGCTTCCTGCAACAGATGAGACGAAAGATTTTATTAATGCAGACTCCTTTTCGCTTATGAAACCGACAAGTGTTCTTATCAACATAGGAAGAGGTACGACTATAGCTGAAGGAGATCTTATTTCCGCATTAAATGATCAAAAAATTGGCTATGCCGTACTTGATGTTTTCGAAAAAGAGCCTTTATCAGCGGACAGTCCATTATGGAACATGGAAAACGTGATGATAACACCGCATTTGTCAGGCATTTCTCCACAGTATCAAACAAGAGCATTAGAGATTTTTTCTGAGAACTACAAACTGTACATGAAAAATAAGTTAAAAGACATGGTAAACATTATTCCTTACGACCGGGGGTATTAA